The Phyllopteryx taeniolatus isolate TA_2022b chromosome 7, UOR_Ptae_1.2, whole genome shotgun sequence genome has a segment encoding these proteins:
- the LOC133481333 gene encoding 3-keto-steroid reductase/17-beta-hydroxysteroid dehydrogenase 7-like isoform X1, with protein MNKVVLVTGANSGIGLALCERLLSSQDAGGLHLCLACRNTRRAQAARAALLGVRPSAQITLLHIDTSSISSVLGAARELRLRFTRLDYVYLNAGIMPNPQFDFKAFFKGLFSSNIITMFSTGEGILTQKGGVTPDGLQEVFATNHFGHFLLIRELEPLLCQAGRTSQLIWTSSSNARRSAFSLEDVQHRRGREPYSSSKYASDLLSLALNTHYNKQGLYSSVICPGFVMTNLTYGILPSFPAFLWTLLIPLLWLIRVFTNTFTLTAYNGAEALFWIFLQKPERLDPRAKYQSLTSVLGHNYTQPQRMDVDLDTSEALYDELLQLEREIGRKQISS; from the exons ATGAATAAGGTTGTTTTAGTGACGGGGGCCAACAG TGGCATCGGCCTGGCTTTGTGTGAGCGTCTCCTCAGCTCTCAGGATGCCGGGGGGCTCCACCTGTGTCTGGCCTGTAGGAACACGCGGCGGGCTCAGGCCGCTCGCGCCGCCCTGCTCGGCGTCCGCCCCTCAGCACAAATCACGCTGTTGCACATAGACACCAGCAGCATCAGTTCGGTGCTCGGTGCTGCACGGGAGCTCCGACTCAG GTTTACCCGGCTGGACTATGTCTACCTAAATGCAGGCATCATGCCAAACCCGCAGTTTGACTTCAAGGCTTTCTTCAAAGGCCTCTTTTCCAG CAACATCATCACCATGTTTTCAACCGGCGAGGGCATCCTGACACAGAAGGGTGGAGTAACTCCAGATGGCTTGCAGGAAGTATTCGCCACCAACCACTTTGGCCACTTCCTCCTC ATCAGAGAGCTCGAGCCGCTTCTTTGCCAAGCCGGCCGGACCTCTCAGCTCATCTGGACTTCCTCCAGtaacgctcgccgctcggctttTAGCCTGGAAGACGTGCAGCACCGCAGAGGCCGCGAGCCATACAGCTCGTCCAAATACGCCTCCGACCTGCTCAGCCTGGCCCTCAACACACACTACAATAAGCAG GGCTTGTACTCCTCTGTGATTTGTCCTGGCTTTGTGATGACCAACCTGACCTATGGCATCCTGCCTTCCTTCCCAGCATTCCTATGGACCCTGCTTATTCCTCTCTTATGGCTT ATCAGAGTGTTTACTAACACTTTTACCCTGACAGCTTACAACGGAGCTGAAGCCCTG TTTTGGATTTTTCTGCAAAAACCTGAAAGACTGGACCCGCGGGCCAAATACCAGAGTTTAACATCTGTCCTCGGCCATAACTACACGCAGCCTCAACGG ATGGATGTCGACTTGGACACGTCAGAGGCGCTCTATGACGAGCTGCTGCAGTTGGAGCGGGAAATCGGGAGGAAACAAATATCATCTTAA
- the serbp1a gene encoding SERPINE1 mRNA binding protein 1a isoform X1, translated as MPGQMQEGFGIAVTNRYDQLLDDESDPFELMKQAQAESKKKKEAAAPGAAKSAAQAAKQPKKESQKDRKTPLTDKKAEPQAPVPLKKDGVGMRRMGRKPEGEGPRPQGAQQGEGRPPADRRPVDRRPPRRFERPPGEPGEKPEGGEFSVEKPVGDRPMRGRGGGRGFRGGRGRGMGRSDGFDSRGKREFDRHSGSDRSGLKGEEKRGGSGSHNWGTVKDELNELDQSNVTEENTEGEEHPPADSENKRENEVEEVKEEGPKEMTLDEWKAMQDKERAKVEFNIRKANEGADWNKGFVLHKSKAAGKKDELIDPEPFEPKMEEEPHFRKPANDITSQLEINFGDLGRPGRGRGGPRGGGGGRGGRGRGGPPPGERGGEAPRTTRGGGGRPEKSTTSVPNVDDPEAFPALA; from the exons ATGCCCGGACAAATGCAAGAAGGTTTTGGTATCGCCGTAACCAATCGGTACGACCAACTATTGGACGATGAATCGGACCCGTTTGAGCTGATGAAGCAGGCTCAGGCGGAgtcgaagaagaaaaaggaggctGCCGCTCCTGGGGCCGCCAAGTCTGCAGCCCAAGCGGCCAAACAGCCCAAAAAGGAGTCCCAAAAAGACAGAAAGACTCCGCTGACTGACAAAAAGGCGGAGCCCCAGGCTCCCGTCCCGCTCAAGAAAGATG GCGTCGGCATGAGGAGAATGGGCCGCAAGCCGGAGGGCGAAGGCCCGAGACCCCAGGGCGCCCAGCAGGGAGAGGGACGCCCACCCGCAGACAGACGGCCGGTGGACAGGCGGCCACCCCGCCGCTTCGAGAGGCCCCCCGGCGAGCCTGGCGAGAAGCCAGAGGGAGGCGAATTCTCCGTGGAGAA GCCTGTTGGCGACAGGCCGATGAGGGGTCGCGGTGGCGGCAGGGGCTTCCGCGGAGGCAGAGGGCGCGGCATGGGTCGCAGCGACGGCTTTGACTCAAGAGGAAAACGGGAATTTGACAGACACAGTGGCAGTGACCGATC TGGTCTAAAAGGCGAAGAGAAGCGAGGTGGAAGTGGATCTCACAACTGGGGCACAGTAAAGGATGAACTCAA TGAACTCGACCAGTCAAATGTCACCGAGGAGAACACTGAAGGCGAGGAGCATCCACCTGCCGACTCTGAAAACAA AAGGGAGAATGAGGTGGAAGAGGTGAAGGAGGAAGGCCCCAAAGAGATGACCCTAGACGAGTGGAAGGCCATGCAGGACAAAGAGCGCGCCAAGGTGGAGTTCAACATCCGCAAGGCCAATGAGGGTGCGGACTGGAACAAAGGATTCGTGCTGCACAAATCCAAAGCCGCC GGTAAAAAGGATGAGCTGATAGATCCAGAGCCGTTTGAGCCTAAG ATGGAAGAAGAGCCCCACTTCCGCAAGCCGGCCAACGACATCACGTCCCAGCTGGAAATCAACTTCGGAGATTTAGGGCGCCCGGGCCGCGGACGCGGCGGGCCACGCGGTGGTGGCGGCGGGCGGGGCGGACGTGGCCGTGGCGGCCCACCCCCTGGTGAACGCGGTGGTGAAGCTCCCAGGACGACGCGTGGAGGTGGAGGAAGGCCAGAGAAG TCGACCACGTCGGTGCCCAATGTGGATGACCCCGAGGCCTTCCCGGCCCTGGCCTGA
- the LOC133481333 gene encoding 3-keto-steroid reductase/17-beta-hydroxysteroid dehydrogenase 7-like isoform X3, which translates to MNKVVLVTGANSGIGLALCERLLSSQDAGGLHLCLACRNTRRAQAARAALLGVRPSAQITLLHIDTSSISSVLGAARELRLRFTRLDYVYLNAGIMPNPQFDFKAFFKGLFSSNIITMFSTGEGILTQKGGVTPDGLQEVFATNHFGHFLLIRELEPLLCQAGRTSQLIWTSSSNARRSAFSLEDVQHRRGREPYSSSKYASDLLSLALNTHYNKQVPEEKSSKSPTMIESRRATWSTIRHFPNCLQPPSCQSQMPSRTLADLLAAE; encoded by the exons ATGAATAAGGTTGTTTTAGTGACGGGGGCCAACAG TGGCATCGGCCTGGCTTTGTGTGAGCGTCTCCTCAGCTCTCAGGATGCCGGGGGGCTCCACCTGTGTCTGGCCTGTAGGAACACGCGGCGGGCTCAGGCCGCTCGCGCCGCCCTGCTCGGCGTCCGCCCCTCAGCACAAATCACGCTGTTGCACATAGACACCAGCAGCATCAGTTCGGTGCTCGGTGCTGCACGGGAGCTCCGACTCAG GTTTACCCGGCTGGACTATGTCTACCTAAATGCAGGCATCATGCCAAACCCGCAGTTTGACTTCAAGGCTTTCTTCAAAGGCCTCTTTTCCAG CAACATCATCACCATGTTTTCAACCGGCGAGGGCATCCTGACACAGAAGGGTGGAGTAACTCCAGATGGCTTGCAGGAAGTATTCGCCACCAACCACTTTGGCCACTTCCTCCTC ATCAGAGAGCTCGAGCCGCTTCTTTGCCAAGCCGGCCGGACCTCTCAGCTCATCTGGACTTCCTCCAGtaacgctcgccgctcggctttTAGCCTGGAAGACGTGCAGCACCGCAGAGGCCGCGAGCCATACAGCTCGTCCAAATACGCCTCCGACCTGCTCAGCCTGGCCCTCAACACACACTACAATAAGCAG GTACCTGAGGAAAAGTCCTCAAAATCACCTACCATGATAGAATCACGAAGAGCTACCTGGTCGACAATCCGTCATTTTCCCAACTGTCTGCAACCtccatcatgtcaaagccaaatgcCAAGCAGAACGTTAGCTGACCTGTTGGCTGCAGAGTAG
- the LOC133481333 gene encoding 3-keto-steroid reductase/17-beta-hydroxysteroid dehydrogenase 7-like isoform X2: protein MNKVVLVTGANSGIGLALCERLLSSQDAGGLHLCLACRNTRRAQAARAALLGVRPSAQITLLHIDTSSISSVLGAARELRLRFTRLDYVYLNAGIMPNPQFDFKAFFKGLFSSNIITMFSTGEGILTQKGGVTPDGLQEVFATNHFGHFLLIRELEPLLCQAGRTSQLIWTSSSNARRSAFSLEDVQHRRGREPYSSSKYASDLLSLALNTHYNKQIRVFTNTFTLTAYNGAEALFWIFLQKPERLDPRAKYQSLTSVLGHNYTQPQRMDVDLDTSEALYDELLQLEREIGRKQISS from the exons ATGAATAAGGTTGTTTTAGTGACGGGGGCCAACAG TGGCATCGGCCTGGCTTTGTGTGAGCGTCTCCTCAGCTCTCAGGATGCCGGGGGGCTCCACCTGTGTCTGGCCTGTAGGAACACGCGGCGGGCTCAGGCCGCTCGCGCCGCCCTGCTCGGCGTCCGCCCCTCAGCACAAATCACGCTGTTGCACATAGACACCAGCAGCATCAGTTCGGTGCTCGGTGCTGCACGGGAGCTCCGACTCAG GTTTACCCGGCTGGACTATGTCTACCTAAATGCAGGCATCATGCCAAACCCGCAGTTTGACTTCAAGGCTTTCTTCAAAGGCCTCTTTTCCAG CAACATCATCACCATGTTTTCAACCGGCGAGGGCATCCTGACACAGAAGGGTGGAGTAACTCCAGATGGCTTGCAGGAAGTATTCGCCACCAACCACTTTGGCCACTTCCTCCTC ATCAGAGAGCTCGAGCCGCTTCTTTGCCAAGCCGGCCGGACCTCTCAGCTCATCTGGACTTCCTCCAGtaacgctcgccgctcggctttTAGCCTGGAAGACGTGCAGCACCGCAGAGGCCGCGAGCCATACAGCTCGTCCAAATACGCCTCCGACCTGCTCAGCCTGGCCCTCAACACACACTACAATAAGCAG ATCAGAGTGTTTACTAACACTTTTACCCTGACAGCTTACAACGGAGCTGAAGCCCTG TTTTGGATTTTTCTGCAAAAACCTGAAAGACTGGACCCGCGGGCCAAATACCAGAGTTTAACATCTGTCCTCGGCCATAACTACACGCAGCCTCAACGG ATGGATGTCGACTTGGACACGTCAGAGGCGCTCTATGACGAGCTGCTGCAGTTGGAGCGGGAAATCGGGAGGAAACAAATATCATCTTAA
- the serbp1a gene encoding SERPINE1 mRNA binding protein 1a isoform X2 gives MPGQMQEGFGIAVTNRYDQLLDDESDPFELMKQAQAESKKKKEAAAPGAAKSAAQAAKQPKKESQKDRKTPLTDKKAEPQAPVPLKKDGVGMRRMGRKPEGEGPRPQGAQQGEGRPPADRRPVDRRPPRRFERPPGEPGEKPEGGEFSVEKPVGDRPMRGRGGGRGFRGGRGRGMGRSDGFDSRGKREFDRHSGSDRSGLKGEEKRGGSGSHNWGTVKDELNELDQSNVTEENTEGEEHPPADSENKENEVEEVKEEGPKEMTLDEWKAMQDKERAKVEFNIRKANEGADWNKGFVLHKSKAAGKKDELIDPEPFEPKMEEEPHFRKPANDITSQLEINFGDLGRPGRGRGGPRGGGGGRGGRGRGGPPPGERGGEAPRTTRGGGGRPEKSTTSVPNVDDPEAFPALA, from the exons ATGCCCGGACAAATGCAAGAAGGTTTTGGTATCGCCGTAACCAATCGGTACGACCAACTATTGGACGATGAATCGGACCCGTTTGAGCTGATGAAGCAGGCTCAGGCGGAgtcgaagaagaaaaaggaggctGCCGCTCCTGGGGCCGCCAAGTCTGCAGCCCAAGCGGCCAAACAGCCCAAAAAGGAGTCCCAAAAAGACAGAAAGACTCCGCTGACTGACAAAAAGGCGGAGCCCCAGGCTCCCGTCCCGCTCAAGAAAGATG GCGTCGGCATGAGGAGAATGGGCCGCAAGCCGGAGGGCGAAGGCCCGAGACCCCAGGGCGCCCAGCAGGGAGAGGGACGCCCACCCGCAGACAGACGGCCGGTGGACAGGCGGCCACCCCGCCGCTTCGAGAGGCCCCCCGGCGAGCCTGGCGAGAAGCCAGAGGGAGGCGAATTCTCCGTGGAGAA GCCTGTTGGCGACAGGCCGATGAGGGGTCGCGGTGGCGGCAGGGGCTTCCGCGGAGGCAGAGGGCGCGGCATGGGTCGCAGCGACGGCTTTGACTCAAGAGGAAAACGGGAATTTGACAGACACAGTGGCAGTGACCGATC TGGTCTAAAAGGCGAAGAGAAGCGAGGTGGAAGTGGATCTCACAACTGGGGCACAGTAAAGGATGAACTCAA TGAACTCGACCAGTCAAATGTCACCGAGGAGAACACTGAAGGCGAGGAGCATCCACCTGCCGACTCTGAAAACAA GGAGAATGAGGTGGAAGAGGTGAAGGAGGAAGGCCCCAAAGAGATGACCCTAGACGAGTGGAAGGCCATGCAGGACAAAGAGCGCGCCAAGGTGGAGTTCAACATCCGCAAGGCCAATGAGGGTGCGGACTGGAACAAAGGATTCGTGCTGCACAAATCCAAAGCCGCC GGTAAAAAGGATGAGCTGATAGATCCAGAGCCGTTTGAGCCTAAG ATGGAAGAAGAGCCCCACTTCCGCAAGCCGGCCAACGACATCACGTCCCAGCTGGAAATCAACTTCGGAGATTTAGGGCGCCCGGGCCGCGGACGCGGCGGGCCACGCGGTGGTGGCGGCGGGCGGGGCGGACGTGGCCGTGGCGGCCCACCCCCTGGTGAACGCGGTGGTGAAGCTCCCAGGACGACGCGTGGAGGTGGAGGAAGGCCAGAGAAG TCGACCACGTCGGTGCCCAATGTGGATGACCCCGAGGCCTTCCCGGCCCTGGCCTGA